The Saccharopolyspora gloriosae genome window below encodes:
- a CDS encoding MaoC family dehydratase, with protein sequence MNALPRTRTSAEVRVGAALPEERIEMTPTYIVSTALATRDFQDVHHDRDLAQAKGSKDIFVNILTSTGIAQRYVTDWAGPEALVRSVSVKLGVPCYAHDTLTLFGQVLDSSTAEGETRFEVEVLGRNGLGEHMRGTVVVALPEVVA encoded by the coding sequence ATGAACGCGCTGCCACGGACCAGGACGTCCGCCGAAGTGCGGGTGGGCGCGGCCCTGCCGGAGGAACGCATCGAGATGACCCCGACCTACATCGTGAGCACCGCGCTGGCCACGAGGGACTTCCAGGACGTCCACCACGATCGCGATCTGGCGCAGGCCAAGGGATCGAAGGACATCTTCGTCAACATCCTCACCAGCACCGGGATCGCGCAGCGCTACGTCACCGACTGGGCGGGCCCGGAGGCGCTGGTGCGCTCGGTGTCGGTCAAGCTCGGCGTGCCGTGCTACGCCCACGACACGCTGACGCTGTTCGGCCAAGTGCTCGACAGCTCCACGGCCGAGGGGGAGACCCGGTTCGAGGTGGAGGTGCTCGGGCGCAACGGGCTCGGCGAGCACATGCGCGGGACCGTCGTGGTGGCGCTGCCGGAGGTGGTGGCATGA
- a CDS encoding lipid-transfer protein — MSFADKTAIAGIGATEFSKDSGRSELQLAAEASRAALADAGLEPSDVDGLVTFTMDDNTEIALARELGVPELSFFSRVHYGGGAACATVQQAALAVSSGVADVVVCYRAFNERSGQRFGQVQAAAAAAPTSSGVDNSWSYPVGLGTPGAQVAMFARRYMHEYGATSEDFGRVAVVDRQHAATNPNAWFYGRPITLADHQASRWITEPLHLLDCCQESDGGVAVVVVSAERAADLPNQPALVRAAAQGSGPDQFTMTSYYRDELGALPEMGLVARQLWSQAGLGPSDVRMAILYDHFTPFVLVQLEELGFCARGEARHFIADGGIGLDGALPVNTHGGQLGEAYIHGMNGIAEAVRQIRGTAVNQLDDVDNVLVTAGTGVPTSGLVLAAG; from the coding sequence ATGAGCTTCGCGGACAAGACCGCCATCGCGGGCATCGGGGCGACGGAGTTCTCCAAGGACTCGGGCCGCAGCGAACTCCAGCTCGCCGCCGAAGCGTCCCGCGCCGCACTGGCCGACGCCGGATTGGAACCGTCCGATGTGGATGGTCTGGTCACGTTCACCATGGACGACAACACCGAGATCGCCCTCGCGCGCGAACTCGGCGTGCCGGAGCTGAGCTTCTTCAGCCGCGTGCACTACGGCGGCGGTGCCGCCTGCGCCACGGTGCAGCAGGCCGCGCTCGCGGTCTCCAGCGGTGTCGCCGACGTCGTCGTCTGCTACCGGGCGTTCAACGAGCGCTCCGGGCAGCGGTTCGGCCAGGTGCAGGCCGCCGCCGCTGCCGCGCCCACGTCGTCCGGAGTGGACAACAGCTGGAGCTACCCGGTGGGACTGGGCACCCCGGGCGCGCAGGTCGCCATGTTCGCCCGGCGCTACATGCACGAGTACGGCGCCACCAGCGAGGACTTCGGCCGCGTCGCCGTCGTCGACCGGCAGCACGCGGCCACCAACCCGAACGCCTGGTTCTACGGTCGCCCGATCACCCTGGCGGATCACCAGGCCTCCCGGTGGATCACCGAGCCGCTGCACCTGCTCGACTGCTGCCAGGAGAGCGACGGCGGCGTGGCCGTCGTGGTCGTCAGCGCCGAACGGGCCGCGGACCTGCCGAACCAGCCGGCGCTGGTCCGGGCCGCCGCGCAGGGCAGCGGACCGGACCAGTTCACCATGACCAGCTACTACCGCGACGAGCTCGGCGCGCTGCCCGAGATGGGACTGGTGGCCCGGCAGCTGTGGAGCCAAGCCGGACTCGGGCCGTCCGACGTGCGGATGGCGATCCTCTACGACCACTTCACGCCGTTCGTGCTGGTGCAGCTGGAAGAACTCGGTTTCTGCGCACGCGGCGAGGCCCGGCACTTCATCGCCGACGGCGGCATCGGCCTCGACGGGGCGCTGCCCGTCAACACCCACGGCGGGCAGCTCGGCGAGGCCTACATCCACGGCATGAACGGCATCGCCGAAGCGGTGCGCCAGATCCGCGGCACGGCGGTGAACCAGCTCGACGACGTGGACAACGTGCTGGTCACCGCCGGAACAGGAGTACCCACCAGCGGACTGGTGCTGGCAGCGGGGTGA